One Prolixibacteraceae bacterium DNA segment encodes these proteins:
- a CDS encoding GH92 family glycosyl hydrolase, translating into MKKIWLSTLSLLLIWSCVSEKQTDYASKVNVFIGTGGHGHTFPGAAFPYGQIQLSPDNVTQGWDWCSGYHNSDSTIVGFSHLHLSGTGIGDLYDISVLPTTKTVEYKDGENNGEFISNYIGKYTKNQEHASPGYYKVKMNSGITAELTTTRRVGMHRYSFPKNNSINSIIFNLGYSKNWDATAKTEIMVDSPTQISGYRWSTGWAKDQRVYFVAQFSEPIHKQKIIKTTANNNIGVFSFAKDQVTLKVSISSVSTANALENMMDDTHASWNFDQTKEYTHEAWNKALSKIDITTPSNTVDTIFYTALYHTMIAPALFSDINEQYKAPNGETKTAKGYDQYTVFSLWDTYRALHPLLTITDDEKVNDMVKSLLAHYDVTGILPIWELEGNDNGCMVGNHAISVIAEAIMKNIGNFDREKAYKAIKKSSLIDKRGMGYHNKLGYIPSNKENEAVAKSLEYSIDDWAVAAVARKLGYEEDYQYFSKRANNFVNYFDASTGFLRGKNDDNTWVAPFSPTESRHRGNDYTEGTAWQYLWLVPQNPKKLVSLLGGDKKFVQKLDTFFSLENGITGEDASPDISGLIGGYAHGNEPGHHTIYLYNIANRPDKAQEMLHKTLTTMYRNSPDGIAGNEDCGQMSAWYILSSIGIYPMNPASATYQLGAPNVEKAQIEVPNEKYFTINTINFGGDRIYVDHVALNGKRLERSFITHKEIMKGSELTFYMTNKPCNTFRKLKTTTK; encoded by the coding sequence ATGAAAAAAATATGGCTATCAACGTTATCTCTATTATTAATCTGGAGTTGCGTTTCTGAAAAGCAAACAGATTACGCATCTAAAGTAAATGTCTTTATTGGAACAGGAGGACATGGGCACACTTTCCCTGGTGCTGCATTTCCATATGGACAGATCCAACTAAGTCCAGACAACGTTACCCAAGGTTGGGATTGGTGTTCGGGCTATCACAACTCTGATTCGACAATCGTCGGCTTCAGTCACCTTCATCTTAGTGGTACTGGTATTGGAGACCTTTATGATATTTCAGTTCTTCCTACAACAAAAACTGTTGAATACAAAGACGGCGAGAACAATGGAGAGTTTATTTCTAACTATATTGGGAAATACACAAAAAATCAAGAACATGCATCTCCTGGTTATTATAAAGTAAAGATGAATAGTGGAATCACTGCAGAGTTAACCACGACAAGAAGAGTTGGAATGCATCGTTATTCTTTTCCAAAAAACAACAGTATAAACTCTATCATTTTTAATCTTGGATATTCTAAGAATTGGGATGCAACAGCCAAAACAGAGATCATGGTAGATTCTCCTACGCAAATTTCAGGATATAGATGGTCAACTGGCTGGGCAAAAGACCAGAGGGTTTATTTTGTTGCCCAATTCTCTGAGCCAATTCATAAACAAAAGATTATTAAAACTACTGCAAATAATAATATAGGTGTTTTCTCTTTCGCAAAAGATCAAGTAACCCTAAAGGTTTCTATATCTTCTGTAAGTACTGCAAATGCACTAGAAAACATGATGGACGACACCCATGCTTCTTGGAATTTTGATCAAACAAAAGAGTATACCCATGAAGCATGGAACAAAGCATTATCAAAAATTGATATTACAACACCATCTAATACCGTTGACACAATATTCTATACTGCATTGTATCATACAATGATTGCTCCTGCCCTATTCTCGGATATCAATGAACAGTATAAAGCACCCAACGGAGAGACTAAAACGGCAAAAGGATATGACCAATATACTGTATTCTCTTTATGGGATACCTATCGTGCTTTACATCCTCTTCTAACAATTACTGATGATGAGAAGGTTAATGATATGGTAAAATCACTACTCGCACATTATGATGTGACAGGAATACTACCTATTTGGGAACTTGAGGGGAATGATAATGGTTGTATGGTTGGAAACCATGCAATTTCAGTGATTGCTGAGGCTATAATGAAAAATATTGGCAACTTTGACAGAGAGAAAGCTTATAAAGCAATAAAGAAAAGTTCTCTTATCGACAAGAGAGGAATGGGATATCATAACAAACTAGGATATATTCCGTCGAATAAAGAGAATGAAGCGGTAGCAAAATCCTTAGAATATAGTATTGATGATTGGGCTGTTGCAGCAGTTGCGAGAAAGTTGGGATATGAAGAAGACTATCAATATTTTTCAAAAAGAGCTAATAATTTTGTGAATTACTTCGATGCTTCAACTGGGTTCTTAAGAGGTAAAAATGATGATAATACTTGGGTAGCCCCATTTTCACCAACAGAATCTAGACATCGTGGAAACGATTATACAGAAGGAACAGCATGGCAATACCTATGGCTCGTTCCCCAGAATCCTAAAAAACTAGTCTCACTTCTTGGGGGTGATAAAAAGTTTGTTCAGAAATTAGATACCTTCTTTAGTTTAGAAAATGGGATTACAGGCGAAGATGCATCTCCTGATATTTCAGGTCTTATCGGTGGGTATGCTCATGGGAATGAACCAGGTCATCATACAATATATCTTTATAATATTGCCAATAGACCAGACAAAGCGCAAGAGATGCTGCACAAAACATTAACTACAATGTATCGAAATTCACCAGATGGTATTGCAGGAAATGAGGATTGTGGACAGATGTCTGCATGGTATATTCTTAGTTCTATAGGTATCTATCCGATGAATCCGGCAAGCGCAACCTATCAGTTGGGAGCACCAAATGTAGAAAAAGCCCAAATTGAAGTACCAAATGAGAAGTATTTTACTATCAATACTATTAACTTTGGTGGAGATAGAATATATGTTGATCATGTAGCCTTAAACGGGAAACGCCTTGAACGCTCATTCATTACCCATAAAGAGATTATGAAAGGTTCTGAACTTACATTCTATATGACGAATAAGCCATGCAACACATTTAGGAAACTGAAGACAACAACTAAATAA
- a CDS encoding GH92 family glycosyl hydrolase yields MMKHIIKTSRILLLVLFTFAYTNSQGQDYASFINPFIGTSNYGACYPGAVSPNGMVSVVPYNVTNNDKNKLSTDTGWLSNPFVSDNHFMTGFTHVNLSGVGCPDLGSIILMPTTGKLEVDKNKYGSTYSDQVAKPGYYSTIIDKYRVKAEVSATTRTGISRYTFPKGQSNILLNLGLGLTNESGAYAKIVSPTEIEGSKLLGTFCYHKDAVFPVYFVVKFSKPAKEKGYFKFQQPLVGPRAKWSSTSGKYKIYRKYYKELAGDNIGTFFTFDTDEDEQIEVKIGVSYVSIENARQNLEVEQDGFNFDKIAKETYSNWNTELSRIKVEGGTKEDKTVFYTALYHILLHPNILQDINGQYPAMESDQIKTITDGNRYTVFSLWDTYRNVHPFLSLVYPEKQRDMVKTMIQMYDESGWLPKWELFGRETYVMEGDPSIPVITDTYLRGIRGFDIEKAYKAMLKSATTEQKYNPLRPDNDFYLSHGYVPFTSNYDNSVSHALEYYIADWNLSKLASVLGDKKNEKRFAKQAKGYKNYFNKEFNLLVPKKEDGSFIEDFDPKMGENFAPSHGFHEGTSWNYSFYVPHDIKGLIKLYGGNKPFVKRLETCFSEDNFDPANEPDIAYPYLFNYIKGQEWRTQKHIHNLRKLYTTKAGGIPGNDDTGTLSAWIVYSMMGIYPVCPGDMDYAITTPTFDKVTISLNSSVYSGKTFTIEKSDSNPENPYIQSISWNKKRWKRFFISHQQITKGGVLKIETSKTHK; encoded by the coding sequence ATGATGAAACACATTATCAAAACATCCAGGATACTACTCCTGGTATTGTTCACTTTTGCATATACCAATTCACAAGGTCAAGATTATGCATCATTTATAAATCCTTTTATTGGAACATCCAACTATGGAGCCTGTTACCCCGGAGCAGTATCTCCCAATGGAATGGTTTCTGTGGTTCCTTATAATGTGACCAACAATGATAAAAACAAACTGAGTACAGATACAGGCTGGTTATCGAATCCTTTTGTTTCAGATAATCATTTCATGACTGGTTTTACACATGTAAATTTAAGTGGTGTTGGGTGTCCAGATTTAGGCTCAATTATATTGATGCCTACAACTGGTAAGCTTGAAGTAGATAAAAACAAATATGGATCTACTTATAGTGATCAAGTTGCGAAACCTGGTTACTACAGTACAATCATTGACAAATATCGTGTTAAAGCAGAGGTTTCTGCCACTACTAGGACTGGAATCAGTCGATATACTTTTCCTAAGGGACAATCAAATATTCTTCTAAATTTAGGGCTAGGTCTTACTAATGAAAGTGGAGCATACGCTAAAATTGTATCTCCTACAGAGATCGAAGGATCAAAGCTTCTTGGTACCTTCTGCTACCATAAAGATGCTGTTTTTCCAGTATATTTTGTTGTGAAATTTAGCAAACCTGCGAAAGAAAAAGGGTACTTTAAATTTCAGCAACCACTTGTTGGTCCGAGAGCAAAATGGTCTTCTACTAGTGGTAAATACAAAATTTATCGAAAATACTATAAAGAGCTTGCAGGAGATAATATCGGGACTTTCTTTACTTTCGACACAGATGAAGATGAACAGATCGAGGTAAAAATAGGGGTCTCATATGTTTCGATTGAAAATGCAAGACAAAACCTAGAAGTAGAACAAGATGGTTTTAACTTCGACAAAATTGCAAAGGAAACGTACAGCAATTGGAATACAGAGCTATCTAGAATTAAAGTAGAGGGTGGTACTAAAGAGGATAAAACGGTTTTCTATACTGCACTATATCATATTCTTCTTCACCCAAATATTTTACAAGATATTAATGGGCAATACCCTGCGATGGAATCCGATCAGATTAAAACAATCACTGATGGGAATAGATATACTGTATTCTCCCTTTGGGACACATACAGAAATGTTCACCCATTCTTGTCTTTGGTATATCCAGAGAAACAAAGAGATATGGTAAAAACGATGATCCAAATGTATGACGAAAGTGGTTGGCTGCCGAAGTGGGAACTTTTTGGAAGAGAGACTTATGTAATGGAAGGCGACCCTTCTATTCCTGTTATCACAGACACCTATCTTCGTGGTATTCGTGGTTTCGATATAGAGAAAGCTTACAAAGCAATGCTTAAGTCTGCTACGACAGAACAAAAATACAATCCTCTTCGTCCTGACAATGACTTCTACCTATCTCATGGTTACGTTCCTTTTACATCAAACTATGACAATTCCGTATCACACGCATTAGAATACTATATTGCCGATTGGAATTTAAGTAAGTTAGCTTCTGTGTTGGGAGATAAAAAGAATGAAAAAAGATTTGCAAAGCAGGCAAAAGGATATAAAAATTACTTTAATAAAGAGTTCAATTTATTGGTACCCAAAAAGGAGGATGGCTCATTTATTGAAGACTTTGACCCAAAGATGGGGGAAAACTTTGCTCCTTCTCATGGTTTCCATGAAGGGACAAGCTGGAATTACAGTTTCTATGTTCCTCATGACATAAAGGGGCTTATCAAACTATATGGAGGTAATAAACCATTTGTAAAGCGACTTGAAACATGTTTCAGTGAAGATAATTTTGACCCAGCGAACGAACCTGATATTGCATACCCATACCTATTTAATTATATCAAGGGGCAAGAGTGGAGAACTCAGAAGCACATCCATAACTTACGCAAACTATATACAACAAAAGCAGGAGGTATACCAGGAAATGATGATACAGGAACTCTTTCTGCATGGATTGTTTATAGCATGATGGGAATTTATCCTGTTTGTCCTGGGGATATGGACTATGCTATTACAACGCCGACTTTCGATAAAGTAACTATTTCATTGAACTCTTCAGTTTATTCTGGAAAAACATTTACCATTGAGAAAAGCGATAGCAATCCTGAGAACCCATACATTCAGAGTATCTCATGGAACAAAAAGAGATGGAAAAGATTCTTTATTAGTCACCAACAGATTACCAAAGGGGGTGTATTGAAAATTGAAACTAGTAAAACACACAAATAA
- a CDS encoding MFS transporter — MNMSQNKKHPLSWVPSTYFAMGLPFIVINQTAALMYKDLGMGDAEITKWTSLIILPWSLKFLISPLLEMAKSKRIFVVLTQLLTAVMFYMVASTLGLDSFFAVTLSLLAVVGLSGATHDIAADGLYIESLTSSQQAEYIGWQGAFYNIAKIVSSGGFVYLAGELGKSMGVVKGWAVVMAILGVLMMLLALYHIKALPSGVNTQKRNAKEGFIILWDVIKTFFSKKNILYYIVFIILYRFAEGFAIKMAPLFLKASREVGGLGLSTSQIGTIYGTLGAAAFVVGSLLAGKYISKKGLKKTLFQLVLIFNIPFAVYFLLAYYQPENLAVISLAVIFEYFGYGFGFVGLTLFMMQQIAPGKYKMAHYAFATSIMNLGVMIPSYLSGELSDLLGYKLFFGWVVLATIPSILITKFVPFTYNEEEI; from the coding sequence ATGAATATGAGTCAGAACAAAAAGCATCCACTTAGCTGGGTTCCGTCAACCTATTTTGCAATGGGGCTTCCGTTTATTGTTATCAACCAAACAGCGGCCTTGATGTATAAAGACCTTGGTATGGGCGATGCTGAGATTACCAAATGGACCTCACTGATCATCTTGCCATGGTCTCTAAAATTTCTTATCAGCCCTCTTCTTGAGATGGCAAAGAGTAAAAGAATTTTTGTAGTCCTAACTCAGCTGCTCACAGCAGTCATGTTTTATATGGTAGCTTCAACCCTAGGTTTAGATAGCTTTTTTGCTGTTACTCTGTCTCTGCTTGCCGTGGTTGGTCTAAGTGGAGCAACTCATGATATTGCAGCAGATGGACTATATATCGAGAGTCTTACCTCTTCTCAACAAGCAGAATATATTGGATGGCAAGGTGCATTCTATAATATTGCAAAAATAGTATCTAGTGGAGGGTTTGTATATTTAGCAGGAGAGCTAGGTAAATCGATGGGCGTAGTCAAAGGCTGGGCTGTTGTCATGGCAATTTTAGGAGTACTAATGATGCTTCTTGCCCTATACCACATTAAAGCACTACCGAGTGGCGTAAATACTCAAAAAAGGAATGCGAAAGAGGGGTTCATTATTCTTTGGGATGTTATTAAAACATTCTTCAGTAAAAAGAATATTCTATACTATATCGTTTTTATTATTCTATACCGATTCGCAGAAGGATTCGCCATAAAAATGGCTCCACTGTTTTTAAAAGCATCAAGAGAAGTCGGTGGTCTCGGTTTATCCACATCACAAATTGGTACAATATATGGAACTTTAGGCGCTGCGGCTTTTGTTGTTGGATCACTCTTAGCAGGGAAGTATATATCTAAAAAAGGCTTAAAAAAGACCTTATTTCAACTAGTTCTTATTTTTAATATTCCTTTTGCGGTTTACTTTCTACTAGCTTATTATCAACCAGAAAACTTAGCAGTAATTTCATTAGCAGTGATTTTTGAATATTTTGGTTACGGTTTTGGGTTTGTTGGTCTAACCCTATTTATGATGCAACAAATTGCTCCCGGTAAATATAAGATGGCTCATTATGCTTTTGCTACAAGTATTATGAACTTAGGAGTAATGATTCCGTCCTATTTAAGTGGAGAATTAAGTGATCTATTAGGATATAAATTATTCTTTGGCTGGGTCGTTCTTGCAACAATCCCTTCTATTTTAATTACAAAATTTGTCCCATTTACTTATAACGAAGAAGAGATTTAA
- a CDS encoding glycoside hydrolase family 130 protein: MTNKVQIPWQDRPEGCNDVMWRYEENPVIGRYHIPTSNSIFNSAVVPFEGGYAGVFRCDNKAVQMNIFTGFSKDGINWDINHEPIEFVAGNTEMIESEYKYDPRVTWIEDRYWITWCNGYHGPTIGIAYTFDFKTFHQCENAFLPFNRNGVLFPEKIDGKYAMLSRPSDNGHTPFGDIYISYSPDMKYWGEHRCVMKVTPFEKSAWQCTKIGAGSVPILIDEGWLMFYHGVITTCSGFRYSMGTAILDKEDPTKVLYRSQPYILAPSTQYELTGDVPNVVFPCAALVDKEEDKVSVYYGAADTVVGLAFGKLSEVIQWTKENSL; the protein is encoded by the coding sequence ATGACAAACAAAGTACAAATCCCTTGGCAAGATCGTCCTGAAGGATGTAATGACGTAATGTGGCGATACGAAGAGAATCCTGTAATTGGACGATACCATATCCCCACCTCTAACAGTATTTTTAATAGTGCTGTAGTTCCTTTTGAAGGAGGGTATGCGGGAGTCTTTCGTTGTGATAACAAAGCTGTACAGATGAATATCTTTACTGGTTTTAGTAAAGATGGTATCAATTGGGACATCAATCATGAGCCAATTGAATTTGTTGCTGGAAACACAGAAATGATCGAATCAGAATATAAGTATGATCCTCGCGTTACTTGGATTGAAGATCGTTACTGGATAACATGGTGTAATGGATACCATGGACCAACAATTGGAATTGCATATACATTCGATTTTAAAACATTCCACCAATGTGAAAATGCATTCCTTCCATTTAATAGAAATGGAGTTTTATTCCCAGAAAAAATTGATGGTAAATATGCAATGCTAAGCCGTCCTTCTGATAATGGTCATACTCCTTTTGGTGATATCTATATTAGCTATAGCCCAGATATGAAATATTGGGGAGAACACCGTTGTGTAATGAAAGTTACTCCTTTTGAAAAAAGTGCATGGCAATGTACTAAAATCGGTGCTGGATCTGTGCCAATTCTAATAGACGAGGGTTGGTTGATGTTCTACCACGGTGTCATCACAACATGTTCGGGTTTTAGATACTCTATGGGTACAGCAATTCTTGATAAGGAAGATCCAACAAAAGTTCTTTATCGCTCACAACCTTACATCCTTGCTCCATCAACACAATATGAATTGACAGGAGATGTACCAAATGTTGTATTCCCATGTGCAGCATTAGTTGACAAAGAAGAGGATAAAGTTTCAGTCTACTATGGTGCAGCAGATACTGTAGTGGGATTGGCATTTGGAAAACTTAGCGAAGTAATTCAATGGACTAAAGAGAACTCTTTATAA
- a CDS encoding DUF819 family protein — MIFSLYISLYLTLPFIIEYITAKIKFFQKIGPIALAYIIGIMLHLLIPINYDEFYHTQETMSSILILIAMPLLLFSIDLKKEIQRNKSVLLSFMIGISCLFVAVISGVILFKDRIINIHDLSGMVTGLYSGGTPNLASMKEALQIEPDSFLIVHSLDFLIGSPLLFFFMTIAARLFRNFLPVKEVQETDPSIENRESLFVIKKDVYKGIGISVAIVLISIVIGQQFQERLQPILIILLNTTLAIVASSIKRVNSLRGNYRMGNIFIIGFSLVLANMADFSKFSWGNNFFTFLFMLWVIILSFILHLLVAKIFKRDADQTLIAMVALYYSPAFVPVVSSSIKNRSILVFGIIIGMLGFTFGNYIGIIMYYLTQIIIE; from the coding sequence ATGATCTTTTCACTCTATATATCTCTATACCTTACTTTACCATTCATAATTGAATATATTACGGCAAAAATTAAGTTTTTTCAAAAAATTGGTCCCATAGCACTTGCATATATAATCGGCATCATGTTACACTTGTTAATACCTATAAATTATGATGAATTTTATCACACACAAGAGACCATGTCTTCAATTTTAATCTTAATAGCCATGCCACTACTCCTTTTCTCGATAGATTTAAAAAAGGAGATACAGAGAAACAAAAGTGTTTTACTAAGTTTTATGATTGGAATATCCTGCCTGTTTGTCGCAGTAATTTCAGGAGTCATACTATTTAAAGATCGCATAATCAACATACATGATCTTTCAGGGATGGTCACAGGACTGTACTCTGGAGGCACTCCGAACTTAGCCTCAATGAAAGAAGCGCTCCAAATAGAACCAGACAGCTTTTTGATTGTACACAGTCTTGATTTTCTAATAGGATCCCCTTTGCTTTTTTTCTTTATGACAATAGCAGCCCGATTATTTCGCAACTTTCTTCCTGTTAAAGAGGTTCAAGAAACAGATCCATCAATAGAGAACAGAGAGAGCTTATTTGTTATTAAAAAAGATGTATATAAGGGGATTGGTATTTCTGTAGCAATTGTATTAATTAGTATTGTAATTGGACAACAGTTTCAAGAGAGACTCCAACCAATTTTAATTATCCTATTGAATACCACCTTAGCAATCGTAGCATCATCAATAAAGAGAGTTAACTCTCTTAGAGGTAACTACCGCATGGGTAATATTTTTATCATTGGCTTTTCACTAGTTTTAGCAAACATGGCTGATTTTTCAAAATTCTCATGGGGAAATAACTTTTTTACTTTTCTTTTCATGCTTTGGGTAATAATATTATCCTTCATATTACATCTTTTAGTTGCTAAGATATTTAAGCGAGATGCGGACCAAACATTGATTGCGATGGTTGCTTTATACTACTCTCCAGCTTTTGTTCCAGTTGTATCTTCCTCTATAAAGAATAGATCTATCTTGGTTTTTGGTATTATTATCGGAATGCTCGGTTTTACATTCGGCAATTATATTGGCATCATTATGTACTACCTAACACAAATAATAATCGAGTAG
- a CDS encoding transposase — MTRESISKSSVVGSDETGCKINGGKGWMWVWQNHEVTFITANKSRGYKVVVENFKKGFINATLVSDCYASQLKTPAKHYQLCLAHLQRELIYIKQQTNNSWAEDILNIFYKAMKLKRESAENQYPLKEKSIFKEQLLLLLKNDVYDDQLDEIKTLRSRLIKRIDSVFTFLEYYEVPFDNNASERSIRNIKIKQKVSAGYRTEEGAQRYAMLRAIVDTLKKQGKSVVRMIAHWLSQNHLKVSWQ; from the coding sequence ATCACTCGTGAATCGATATCCAAATCCAGTGTAGTTGGCTCAGACGAAACAGGTTGCAAGATCAATGGAGGCAAAGGATGGATGTGGGTATGGCAAAATCATGAGGTAACATTCATTACAGCCAATAAGTCTAGAGGGTATAAAGTTGTAGTAGAAAATTTTAAAAAAGGATTTATTAATGCGACCTTAGTCAGTGACTGTTATGCTTCGCAATTAAAAACTCCAGCCAAACATTATCAACTATGTTTAGCACATTTACAACGAGAATTAATCTACATTAAACAACAAACGAATAACAGTTGGGCAGAGGATATTTTGAATATATTCTATAAAGCCATGAAATTAAAGAGAGAATCAGCCGAGAACCAATATCCTTTAAAAGAAAAATCAATATTTAAAGAACAGCTTTTATTACTGTTGAAAAATGACGTGTATGACGATCAGCTAGATGAGATCAAGACATTACGGAGTCGATTAATTAAAAGGATTGATAGTGTGTTTACTTTCTTAGAGTATTACGAAGTTCCTTTTGACAACAATGCATCCGAAAGGTCAATACGTAATATTAAAATAAAACAAAAAGTATCTGCAGGTTATCGAACAGAAGAAGGAGCCCAAAGGTATGCCATGTTACGCGCTATTGTTGATACACTTAAAAAACAAGGAAAGAGTGTAGTGAGAATGATTGCTCATTGGTTATCTCAAAACCATCTTAAGGTCAGTTGGCAATAA